The window acaccctttagcccaccgctagcgggCACCTACgactaggagatattgtcttctttgggctttccttctcgggcttctcctcaacgctttaaaacgcgtatgctcgagacaggtttccacactcttataaaggtgtttcgttctcctccccaactaatgtgcaATAAAAGATCAAACCATAGAGCAAAGGAGGGAAAAGCAAACCGACCTCTATTCGATTCGGTTTTGTTCCctctttaacctaatttacAAACAGAACACAAAAACGCTAAAAGGGTTCTCATATAAATACTCGAGTTCCACCTTTATGGGAAGATTTTATGGAAAGAACAAATGATTAAGAGATCAGAACAACATGAACTTCCAATTCTTGAAATACAAGTAATAAGAAGCCTGCAAAGCAGCTACCGCATCAGCCCAAAGCCTAAACTGAAGCACACCAAAGCAATAAACTGGAACAATCGCCATCCCAGCAACAAGCAAAGGAACCCAATCCGTATCTTTCCCATAGAACAGGAAGAACGTAGCACTGAAAGCTAGCACCATGCTCAGCACTGACAAGAACAGTGTTCCAAGCCCGCACACCAACTTTAATGGCAACCAAATTAGGAAGTCTTCTTCGGCACAACGCGACGTGAGGATCGACAAGAACAATAGTATCGATGTTGAAGATGATATCAAAGCGGTTGCATCTGATATCACGAACACTGTGAACCATTTGTGGCGGAGAAAGAGAGGCGAGCCTGTGTTGATGTCgtggttgttgttgttgccgCCTGGTACGGTGAAGATTGCGGCAAAAACTACGGTGGCTATTAGAGTTGCAACCAACATGCATGAATTTGCTGTTTTCTTCATCcatttttctccttcttccacTAGGTTTTGGTGCTCTTTGGTGAATAATTCACGTGGGTTGcgctttcctttctttctcctcaTTGTAAGCTCTACGATCTTCTCCACTTCCTTCAATTGCATAACTTTAGTTTAGAAACACATGTATTGAATCACTACTCAGCATTAAAGAGATAGTTTAAAAGCTACCCGTTACTCTGTAATGGTAcgatattattcattttgagTGTAAGTGTAATAGCCccagctcaccgctagtagaaaCATATGCTAGATTTCTGCTAACCtaacacgaggtggtgtgtcagtaaggacgttgggccccgaaggaggtgaATTGGGAGGTTCTACATTGATTGGacaagggaacgagtgccagtgaggattttgggccccgaaaggaggtggattgtgagatctcatattggttagggaggagaacagaaCATTtgtttacaagggtgtgaaaacctctctctagcagatgtgttctaaaaaccttgaggggaagttcaaaagtaaaaattcaaagaggacaatatctgctagcggtggatttaggccgttacaaatgctatcaaagtcagacatcgaacagtgtgtcagtgaggacgttgtGCACGGAAGGAGGGtggttgtgagatctcacatcggttggagagaagaacaaagcattctttaaaagggtgtggaaacctctacctagtagacgcgttttaaaaaccttgaggggaagcgcaaaagggaaagctcaaaaagaacaatatcttctaCCGGTGGGattgagttattacaaatagtatcagagtcagacatcgggcAACGtgcaacgaggaggctgagccccggtgggggtgaacacgaggcggtatgccaacaaggacgGTAGGCCCCggtggattggggagtcccacatcgattggagaagggaacgagtgccaacgaggacactgagccccaaagagggtggattgtgagattccacattggttggggagttggggaggagaacgaagcattctttataagggtgtagaaacctttacATAACAGATTCGTTTTAAAAGCGTTGAGGGAGAAATCCaaaagggaaatcccaaagaagacaatatctactagcggtcgGCTTAGACaataagctctcatggatttgtttttggtttcccaAAAACCTTATACCAATAGAGGTAACattcattacttataaactcacgatCTTTCCCTTAATAAACAATACGCTCAcatcatattaaaaaagacaacaacaaaaaaagtaCCTTAAACCATAGAAGCTCTTTATGCATTTGAAAGGCAGCTCCCGACACTCGATTGAGATGATTTAGATCCGCCTTTTTCGCCGCTAGTTCAAGCAAGCTGATATTTTCCTCATCAAAATAGAATGGTAAGTAATCCAAGAACTCACccatttcataaattaaactaaaaacacTCTCTTGACGATTTTCAACCGCTACATGAAATATACTCTTTCGATCGCTATCAACTTTCCAAGCAAGATCAGGGTATGAATTGATGATCAATCTCAAAAACTCAACATTTCCAACTCTTGCAGCATCATGCAAGATACTCGTGGGAAACATGATGAACTGCAATATCTCATCTTCAGGTATCTCATCCAAAACAACACTCCACATCAATTCAACCATTTGATGAGCTTGAATTTGCATGAGTTTATGTTTGTGCATACGCTTGATTCCTAAAGAtagatcaaattaaaaaacgaatccagtaaaaaaaaacaagctaGCTCAATTGATTACAATATATACCTTTGACCAAGAGATTAGATGTTTGTTCTTCGCAATCAATAATGTACGATTGCAACCGGGTTGGCTTGTTTTTCTTACCAATTGCATTCGACCTACGAGCCATGATATGCAACGGCGTATCGTCATTGAAGTCTCGCTCGAGAACTAACAACGGGTTCCACTTTAAAATAAGCAAAGCTATATCTGTAGAAGAAAgcaatcatgaatttataagtaaagaatacatctcccTTGGTATAATGCCTTTTGAGGAgcccaaaagcaaagccactagagcttatactcaaaggcGGACAATATTGGATGAAagtataatcaaagaatactctctccattggtacgagatcttttggggaaacccaaaacaaagccatgagagcttatgctcgaggtggacaatatcaccattgtggagagttgtgatttctaacatggtatcagagtcataccctaaacttagtcatgccaatagaatctcctcaaatgtcgaacaggactccaaaagaaaaaggagtcgagtctcgattaaggggaggtgttaggactccaaaagaaaaaggagtcgagcctcgattaaggggaggtgttaggactccaaaagaaaaaggagtcgaacctAGATTAAGTGGAGGTGTTAGATGActctcttcattggtatgagccttttggggaagccccaaagaaaagccacgagagcttacactcaaagtggacaatatcataccattatggacagtcgtgattcctaacaaaagTTCAAAACAAACCATAATAATCGGCCGAGATGGCGCCAACGAGAAGCTCCATTTGCTCTTGAATGGCGGAGCCATAGACGGGGGTTTTGGAGAGGAGATAGGAGACCATGTGCTTGTGTTTGTATCTAGCGGCAATCAAAACTGGGGTTGAATTTCCGGACCCACGAATGAGCGGCAAAGCTTCGAACTTGGAGACCATTAGCTTGGCGATGTCGACCGCGCCTGAGGCTGCAGCGATGCAAAGGGCTGTGTTTCcatatttgtttttcaagCCCAAGTCATGTCGGTCGAGGAAGTTCACCAATTCCTTCACAAAAGAAGCCTTCTTGGCTCGAGTTGCTATGTGAAGAACGGTTTCACATCGGTCGCTTATGACCATAGTGAGGACTCCTGGATGCAGATTATTCATGTACTCTGCAGTCTTCCAGTCGCCATTTTGTGCAGCTTGGTATAGTTGAACACGGAGTGGACGATTGTCCATTCTTCGACTCTCTGTAAAATGTAACGGGTTAAAGTGTAACAAGTTAAGAGTTCGAGCATTTGAGTCCAAGTTAtcactaattaaattttaacgaTGTATTTATACGAGGACGATCTCTCgtgatttattaaataatctGCGGTTGACATATAAGAGGatcatgtttaaaaaatagtctAAAAGATcgatacaaaaaaatatttaatatttctttataaatctACTAATCGAGAAATTTGATATTTCACAGGATTATCCCACGTGACTTGACCTATGAATTTCTGCatgttgggtttgttttttgATTTGCATGAGTGAGACTGACTACTTTTGTAACTGATTCAATAAGTCTATCATTTTAGGGACTTGACCAAACTAGAGAACATAATTTCACAGGATGAAATTCACTTCTAGGGGAGgtaattgtttattttaaaacttgaacCATGGGTGTTCACCTTCTTACTACATTGAGCAACTTAACTCAATTGTATGTACAAATAACTCGTAAATGAGCGACTTGCATGTAATTATTATACCCATAAACACAACTTATTTCATTACAGGTCGACTAGACAAATCTGACGATGAGTGATCCCTCTTATGTCTCTTCACCTTCTCACGTGGTCTATCTAAATCATATATGTTCTAATCAAGTACTCTCTTTGAACGGAGTAATTCCTTTACACTAACGTATTTTTTAAGTCTTGCGATGAGCTTTATATATGATGTTGGCTTCTTTCCTAGAGATCAAATAAATCTTTGATCATCGAGTCCATCAGTAGCCCTCTTCTTGCAAATATTCACTATCTTAAagctattattattattattattattttgagggCATTTGAGGTAAATAAGACTCCTATTtacttacttttaaaaatatatatataattttttttagttctcaaaaattggattaatgtttaaatatatatatatatatatatatatatatatatatataaagtagataagaaataataaaataattatcaaataaaagctaaattttttatatcatgaataaataattgataatataaaaaataaatattttaaaataagaaacaaaaataaaaacaatacccaaaattgaataaattcaaagttgaggaattttattgatattattgattttaattcCTACCTAATATCAGAGATGACATTTATTGGTACACGTAGTAGGGCCATGGGCAGggacaaaagaaatttattattattatttatttatttatagatacTAAATTAAGGACTAAAAGGtaaattaaagtaaattaGAGGTTAAAATGGGAAGAGTAAAAACTTACTGGAAAATCTGAAGCTGTGAAATTTGGACATAGGCCAGCTCACATCTTTAGTCTTGGGATCTAACGGTTTGCCGTAAATCTCGAGCGGTAGCGGATTTTCTTCATCCCCACGCGCCGGCGACTCATCTTCACCGACCTCAAAGTCGTCGTCGTCTTCATCGTTGTTGACGGCATTCCGGTCCTCTACTGCAGGAGAGTCAACGCCGGTGACCGGCTCCGACCACCGAACAGCCTTGCCGTCGTGACGGCCGGGGGTTGATTTAGTGGAGGAAGAAGTAGAAGGCCTGCGTGTAAAGGGTATCATCTTTGGTTTGGAATGATGAGCGATTGAATCTTAGTGAACCCTTTTGACTATGGGATAATCTCGAGCGGCCTGCCGACCAtatactaataattttatgcatgtttttttttattattattattatttaaatacatttaCTTGGTCAAATTTAACTATAATTGACATGTTAATTGTACATTAATTAAGATCTACTTTAGGAGTTTTCACATTAGTGGACATTTTGATCCATGTGAACTACCCGATACAAACTATACATGTAACCGTCCAACcttaccactagtagatattgtcgtaTTTGGGGTTTTCCTCAAGATTTtcaaaacgtgtctgctagggagagatattcacacatttataaagaatgttttgttctcctccccaatcaaatCTTGGGTTGGGCGGTAAACTTTATTCAGGTTACTCGTGttaccaacccaaccaacttTAGGATTGGTCCTAAAGTTTTtccaacctaactcaactcaatcGTGGACATTCTAAATTTagtctttaaaattattataaaaatgtgttttaattattattgttaagtCTTCATTAATcaatatttagaataaaaatttaaagtgagCTGGAGTTTATTTAAAAGTAGTAAATtggtaatttaaattaaaaatgacgTGGAAGACAGAGAAAGGAGAGCATTGAAGTCAACGTGTATTCAAGATCCGATGGGTAATAGATTGACCTCCCGAATTACAGCTGTCATTGGCTCATTTTTgtcagaaaataaaatacaaaaatgataCATAACTATacgcaaaataaataataattaaaataataattaaaaaaatggacatCACAGTCACAtgtgtttataaataatattttaagtgCGCGAGTTTCAACTTTgtctttttctaattatttttacttttttaagaCCCTATTTAGTAGGCAATTTTGAGGGgtcaatattatatttaaacaatttaataatattttctaatcCAACATTTGTGGATAATTGTGTAATTGCATGTGGATTTATTGTGCTTAAATAATCACTTTGAAACGACTGTTTAGTTCTTGTGACACCCAAGTAAAAGAAAGGTACATGAAGTTATCGAGATCATAtttgaatgagagcgatcttgAGAATAAGATAactaaaaaatgcttaaagaaaatgaaagttagTACCTATGTAACAATAATAAGAACTTCGGGGCAGTGCCCAGATCCCTAAAAgcataaaacttttatttcctttaaacTTTTCTTAGTCGTTCTATTCTcaagatcgctctcattcagGTGTGGTCTTAGTGCCCATTTCTTTTATGTGGCTCCATCATAGAAATTTCATGGTTAAGCATGTTTTACTTGGAATAATTCTATGTTGAGTGACTGTGTTTTCCCAGGATGtttgtgagtgaggacaaaacatgttggaaggTCTCGTGTTGGTCCGTGGGAGTattcttcactcttaagaagtgAGAAGTAGGTAACATGACTATGTTGTAAGAGATGTAAGAGAATGTTGTAGCCAATTCAAATTTCGAATCCTAGACATGGGTCGTTATAGTTTCTTGTGTGCATGAGTTTAAAATGGTCAAGTTCAGTTGTGGTGTTTGTTAGAGTTTAATGGTCACTGATCCCCTTGCACGGGCAACCCACGTGCGTCTAAGTTTTCGTTTCATAGTCGATGCCATTGCCGTCCTTTTTAGTATATGCATCACTGCTCGTAATCGGCTCCGACCACCGAAAGGCCTAGGCATCGTGAGGGGTTGACACATTGAAGTCAACTTCATCATCTTTGCTTTGGAATGGAGATTGGTAGTAGCCTTCAAATACAGCATAGTAAGCTATACAGCTAGGCAATGAACcatatacaaataataattgtatgcattagagatttttttattcatacaCATTGGATTACGTCATTACCAATTGTTTGGTAACGCAAGTACAGTGAAAAACTCAAAAGGACACTCCGTTCGGGCGTTTTTTGAACGACCCTTTCTTTCAGTTGGGCCTCTACAATCGCACGCCTGGAAAAAAAAGGTTCGTTGTACAATTTTGGCTCCCCGATACAAATAGGTGAAGTACGTCATGCTAATGTGCCTTGGATGATCCACATTTCAGGGTCCGACATTGATGAGCACATTGAACTATCCATGACCCAAGCCTACATGAACCATCGTTAAAGCAAGCCCAAGAGAATATACTTTCAATTAGGGGTTTCAACGGTTCTTCTTAAGttagaaaaaagaagaccgttgaattgggttggtcCATAATCGTACGACTTAGGTTATATCAAACAGTGACCTCATGTGACTATTATGACAAGCTTATTATTAGTTTGTTCATTCCATGATATCTCAattgttagctctgataccaattattaggatcgctcaacaacgcacacactcgattaagatgaacacaaagaacatgagagagaaaatacaaggggaatattggctaaatgTTTTATATTGATGAGGTAGGTACACCACAGAATACATGAGAAAGTAAATTTTAACTGTACTGTCCaatagatagatatatatatatggtttcagtttactaaatatagtttCAAAGATTctatatatctctaccaaatctatcattttatttagttaaagaataaatatttctcagtttcattttcaaatcatctttttttttattataaaaaaatatataaaaataagtcaatgaaatgaattgaattggttggaaaggtccgaagaaaatgaaaaacaaatttgaacaaaaaaaaaaaaaaaaaaaaNctctcatttatttattatttatttttatttcttaaccAATTTGTCGGGGAGCTTCCCTCCTCGTAAATCCTAAGCGTATTGtactatttaatttatggaTGTTACCGTTGCTTTTCGAGATTCgttcttagtcatttttttatgttcataTATTTTCATGTTTATCCATAAgcctttatatatatatatatagcgaGTGAGGTTGGGAGCGGGAACGAAGACGATAAATGTAATTCCCGTAATTCCCGTCTCTGACCCTTTTTAgctaattagaaaaaaatctCTATACACTCTCTCCTCATTATTGGTCGAGAATTCAAGTCAAATAGACCTCTTTAGGCctattgttaaaaaatataccaCCTTAGCTAGtttgtaacgactcatgcTCAAGATTCAGAATCTAAATCCAGCACTTGTTACATCCCTTATGACATGGTCAAGTTAACTATTTCTTGATTCCTAAGAGCAAAAACTatccccacaaaccaacaTAAGTCATTCCAACATTTTTGTCACGTACCATTCCTTTACTCAGGTGTCACATGCCCACCAGCTCCGTCCCCAAACCACATCTTATTAGGAGAAGCCTTTCTCTCATACACGTTACCTATTCCTCGCTTCTTAAGAATAAAATCTATCctcacagaccaacacgaaTTTCTCTAGCATGCTTTATCCTAGGACATTTTCAAGATGTCACCCAACATAGTATTGCTCTaagtaaaacacgtttaaccaTGAAATTTCgatgattgagccaccgaaaagaaaggaacaCCTTGTTGATATATACagtgactcaatttttttaaacattttttaattatcctATCTTCAGAATCGCTTTCATTTAGATGTAATCTTAGAGTGTCACGAGatgaatatatatttggagTTAAACAACTAGCCagtatatttattaaacatatatCACCTACCATGtactttattcaaaaaaaaaaaaaaaaaccttattgACCGTTACACCAAGAAAAGACTCCATTTTTATGGCATCCAAGTTCTTCATTTTgatgtaaaaatttaaaatttgaaggtgTTTGAAAGATCTGAGAGATGAGCAAAGTAGTGCAGAAGGATATGAAAAATTCAGTGAGGGTTCTCTTTAAAGAAGACGATGTTCCTTCTCCAACTTCAAATCCCACTTATGAATCCAATCCAAATGGAGAAGAACCAGCAACGCCACCACCTCATAGGCCTCTTGTTAGCGATGAATGGGGTTCTTCCAACCATAAATATCTTGATGCTAATATCACTTGGTCAGCTCAGGACAAAGCTTCTGCTGCTGAGGCCGACGATGCCGATGTCGATGGAGGAGAAGAGAGCGATAACAATGCCACTGCTCGACCGTCGACCGATGGCGATCGCTCTGAAACTGGAGCACAGGGACAAGAAAATCAGGGCAATGCTGCAGATCCCAGCCATCATTTTATTCTTTGCAATGGTATTTTCATCCATCTAAGATTCTTGTGTTTTGgttattgtgagatttcacgtCCGTGGGAGagtggagaggagaacgaaacattctttagaagggtgtggaaacctttccgtaatagacttgttttaaaaacattgaggagaaacccgaaagggaaagcccaaagaggacaatatctgcggtgggcttaggatgttataaatggtaaacgaaacattctttataagggtatgaaaacctcccctagcagacgcgttttaaaaacctcgagggacAATCCGCAAGGAAaggtccaaagaggacaatatttgctaacggtgggcttagacggttataaatggtaaacaaaacattttttacaagggtgtggaaaccttttcgtAATAGACACatttgaaaaaccttgagggaaagcccaaagaggacagtatttgctaacggtgggcttaggttgttataaagggtgtggaaacctctccctagcagacgtgttttgaaaatcttgagggaaaaccggaaagggaaagctcaaagaggacaatatttactagtaagggcaaagcccaaagaggacaatatctgttaggggtgggcttaggctattataaatggtaaaCACAACATATTTATAAGGATaagaaaaccaaaaggaaaaatccaaagaagacaatatctgttagcggtgagcttgggctgtgcCATTATTGATGGTTTGTTTGTATGTGCAGCCAAAAAGAAGAGAGCATACCTTCCATTAAAAGTTGGGTTATATCAAGCAGCTTTAAAGGGTGATTGGAAGATAGCCAAATCTATATTTGACATAGATTCATCAACTATTACTATGAAGATTACTGATGCTGATGAAACTGCTCTTCATATTGCTGCTGCTGCAAAGCATATTcattttgttgaaaatttggTTGAACTTACCTCTTCAGCTGACTTAGCTGCTAAAAATGAGAAGGGAAACACTGCTCTTGCTTTTGCAGCTGCATCAGGAGTTGTAAGGATTGCTAAAGTAATGGTTGACAAGAATCCTGATCTTCCAGATCTTCATGATCTTTATAAACCAACCCCTGTTCTAATGGCGGTAGCTTACAAACGCAAAGACATGGCTTCTTTTCTATTCTCCAAGACTAAATTTGAAGCTTTGGATACTTCTGAACAGATTGAGCTTCTTATTGAAACCATTTCCACTGACTATTACGGTTGATCTTCTATCCTTATTCATgttaagttttgtttttgtaagattttaggttggttggagatggaaacgtaacattctttataagagtgtggaaacttcttccttgtagacgcgttttaaacctGTGAAACTGATGAc is drawn from Cucurbita pepo subsp. pepo cultivar mu-cu-16 chromosome LG09, ASM280686v2, whole genome shotgun sequence and contains these coding sequences:
- the LOC111802456 gene encoding ankyrin repeat-containing protein ITN1-like; this encodes MIPFTRRPSTSSSTKSTPGRHDGKAVRWSEPVTGVDSPAVEDRNAVNNDEDDDDFEVGEDESPARGDEENPLPLEIYGKPLDPKTKDVSWPMSKFHSFRFSKSRRMDNRPLRVQLYQAAQNGDWKTAEYMNNLHPGVLTMVISDRCETVLHIATRAKKASFVKELVNFLDRHDLGLKNKYGNTALCIAAASGAVDIAKLMVSKFEALPLIRGSGNSTPVLIAARYKHKHMVSYLLSKTPVYGSAIQEQMELLVGAISADYYDIALLILKWNPLLVLERDFNDDTPLHIMARRSNAIGKKNKPTRLQSYIIDCEEQTSNLLVKGIKRMHKHKLMQIQAHQMVELMWSVVLDEIPEDEILQFIMFPTSILHDAARVGNVEFLRLIINSYPDLAWKVDSDRKSIFHVAVENRQESVFSLIYEMGEFLDYLPFYFDEENISLLELAAKKADLNHLNRVSGAAFQMHKELLWFKEVEKIVELTMRRKKGKRNPRELFTKEHQNLVEEGEKWMKKTANSCMLVATLIATVVFAAIFTVPGGNNNNHDINTGSPLFLRHKWFTVFVISDATALISSSTSILLFLSILTSRCAEEDFLIWLPLKLVCGLGTLFLSVLSMVLAFSATFFLFYGKDTDWVPLLVAGMAIVPVYCFGVLQFRLWADAVAALQASYYLYFKNWKFMLF